In Calothrix sp. PCC 7507, one DNA window encodes the following:
- a CDS encoding tetratricopeptide repeat protein: MKKLIKQLTQLNLQVVELAGQGNLEQAIIVAQQAVNIGKNHQLTEHPIYCDSLNNLAELYRMQGYYLLAQPLYLQALTLRKNILGSEHPDVAQSVNNLAALYYSQGNYVEAERLFLSALELWKDIFGEEHFQIATNLNNLAEIYREQGKYFQAEQVHLEVLAMRKRLFGELHPDIAQTLNNLATIYTSQGRYGDAEQMHLKALVMKQSLFGDEHPEIAISLNNLAVLYDSQGRYLEAETKFLEILDRWKKILPNEHPYIASTLNNLAGNYREQGRYLESEEKFLEALAMRKRLLGNQHPDVATSLSNLADVYLSQGRYLEAERKYLEAHEMRKQLFTSEHLDISDSLSNLAVVYAYQGRYLEAEQIYLEVLPMLENFLGKEHPVIADNLYNMAALYEEQGRYAEAEQKYLVALELQRNILGNEHPEIAKTFNQIAVIYRLQGRYSESEKLHLECLAMTKRLLGEQHPFVAVILNNLAVLYDVLTQYQTAESLFLAALAIVKTAFGDEHPQVASTMNNLAVIYDFQGRYEAAEKLHLETLRLRKSLLGEEHPQISNSLNNLAELYFSLGHFAEAEQKYVETLAMRKRLLGDEHPDVAFSMNNLATVLAATNRPDEALAYRIQGSNINDKIIRNIFAFSSESDRLAFLQKIRNDFDLFLSLVYKHLSNSDSAKLTALLFVWKRKGLTASALAAQNQALYSGRYPHLQEQFRQLSDLNTRLIHLTFSVPENDDIATTEKTISQFTTYRENLTQLQAQYNYLQKQLALQVPEIQLSEQIFDCQAIAAALPTDSVLVEFVRFDVFDFQAIAANGETQWHPARYLAFIFKARQPDAAQMIDLGTADIIDRLIQVFRLQASDYSKPSLAWGRASHTPKMQIKSYDATAAIQLSQRLFTPIRDFVKDCRHLIIAPDGNLNLVQFQILPFDSTGQRLLMDEYTISYLSVGREILRSKVQPPARSISPPLIIADPDFNLKAESTTNVALDGETLKKADVLKQIIPELLNTLTEKSLLPAPGTRFLGESVAKKLPNAQLYLGAEALETRLTSSECPSIMLIATHGLFLSDSELELGDRQRTLLSMKPGRTAKVENPMMRSGLALAGANTWLVGETLPPEAGKGFVFAQDIASLDLWANELTVLSACDTARGDIAIGEGVFGLRRAFAVAGAKTLVMSLWPVPDKVTALLMERFFDNLQSGMGRNEALHKSQDYIRTITVKELRQSTLGIEVLKELLKVNKLSADIEIDCLAKDTPFQHPFYWGAWICQGNTTPLFA; the protein is encoded by the coding sequence ATGAAAAAACTTATAAAACAATTAACTCAACTTAATTTACAGGTTGTAGAACTAGCTGGACAGGGGAACTTAGAACAAGCAATAATTGTTGCCCAGCAAGCTGTAAATATCGGCAAAAATCACCAACTAACCGAACATCCTATATATTGTGATAGCTTGAATAACCTAGCCGAACTATATCGGATGCAAGGATATTACTTATTAGCTCAACCTTTATACTTACAAGCCTTAACTCTGAGAAAAAATATCTTAGGTTCAGAACATCCTGACGTTGCTCAATCTGTCAATAATCTTGCAGCTTTATACTATTCACAAGGAAATTATGTAGAAGCTGAGAGACTTTTTTTATCAGCACTGGAATTGTGGAAAGATATTTTTGGCGAAGAACATTTTCAAATTGCGACTAATCTAAATAATCTGGCAGAAATTTATCGAGAACAAGGAAAATATTTCCAAGCTGAACAAGTGCATTTAGAAGTTTTAGCAATGCGAAAACGCTTGTTTGGTGAGTTACATCCTGATATTGCCCAAACTTTAAATAATTTAGCAACTATTTACACATCACAAGGGCGCTATGGTGATGCAGAACAAATGCATTTAAAAGCTTTAGTGATGAAACAAAGTTTATTTGGTGATGAGCATCCTGAAATTGCTATTAGCTTGAATAATTTGGCTGTATTGTATGACTCTCAAGGACGTTATTTAGAAGCTGAAACTAAGTTTCTCGAAATTTTAGATAGATGGAAAAAAATTCTCCCAAATGAACATCCATACATAGCATCTACTTTAAATAATCTTGCTGGAAATTATCGGGAACAGGGGCGTTATCTGGAATCGGAAGAGAAATTTCTCGAAGCTTTGGCGATGCGGAAGCGTTTGCTGGGAAATCAACATCCTGATGTAGCAACTAGTTTGAGTAATTTGGCTGACGTTTATCTTAGCCAAGGGCGCTATTTAGAAGCTGAACGAAAGTATTTAGAAGCTCATGAGATGAGAAAACAATTGTTCACTTCTGAACATCTGGATATTTCTGATAGTCTAAGTAATCTTGCAGTTGTTTATGCATATCAAGGACGCTATTTGGAGGCTGAACAAATATATTTAGAAGTCTTGCCAATGCTGGAAAATTTCTTGGGGAAAGAGCATCCAGTCATTGCTGATAATTTGTATAATATGGCAGCACTTTATGAAGAACAAGGACGTTATGCAGAAGCTGAACAAAAATATTTAGTGGCTTTAGAACTCCAAAGAAATATCCTAGGGAATGAACATCCTGAGATTGCTAAGACTTTCAACCAGATAGCAGTTATCTATCGCCTACAAGGACGATATTCTGAATCGGAAAAACTGCATCTAGAATGTTTAGCAATGACAAAACGTCTATTAGGAGAACAACATCCATTTGTTGCCGTTATCCTCAACAATTTAGCGGTATTGTATGATGTTCTAACTCAATATCAAACAGCAGAGTCATTATTTTTAGCAGCCTTGGCAATTGTTAAAACTGCTTTCGGTGATGAACACCCGCAGGTAGCTAGTACTATGAATAACTTAGCGGTTATTTATGATTTTCAAGGGCGTTACGAAGCAGCAGAAAAACTGCATTTAGAAACATTAAGATTGAGAAAGTCATTATTAGGGGAAGAACACCCACAAATCTCTAATAGCCTCAACAATCTAGCAGAGCTCTATTTTTCCCTAGGGCACTTTGCAGAAGCTGAACAGAAATATGTAGAAACTTTGGCAATGCGAAAACGCTTATTGGGAGATGAGCATCCTGATGTGGCATTTAGTATGAATAATCTGGCGACTGTCTTAGCTGCTACCAATCGCCCAGATGAAGCGTTGGCTTATCGCATCCAAGGTAGCAATATTAACGATAAGATTATTCGTAACATATTTGCGTTTAGTTCGGAAAGCGATCGCCTGGCCTTTCTGCAAAAAATCAGAAATGATTTCGATTTATTTCTCTCCCTAGTCTACAAGCACCTATCTAACTCAGATAGCGCCAAACTTACAGCACTCTTATTCGTCTGGAAACGCAAAGGATTAACAGCATCAGCGCTGGCGGCGCAAAACCAAGCCCTCTACAGTGGACGTTATCCCCATCTCCAAGAACAGTTCCGCCAACTGAGTGATTTAAACACGCGACTGATACACCTAACTTTCTCTGTCCCTGAAAACGATGACATAGCCACAACAGAAAAAACCATCAGCCAGTTCACAACCTACCGAGAAAATTTGACACAACTGCAAGCGCAGTATAACTATTTGCAAAAACAACTGGCATTGCAAGTACCGGAAATTCAGTTATCTGAGCAAATTTTTGATTGTCAGGCTATAGCAGCCGCATTACCTACAGATTCTGTTTTAGTCGAGTTTGTCCGTTTTGATGTGTTCGATTTTCAGGCTATAGCAGCGAATGGAGAAACACAATGGCATCCTGCTCGGTATCTAGCATTTATTTTCAAAGCCAGACAACCAGATGCAGCGCAAATGATCGACTTAGGTACAGCCGATATTATTGATAGGCTAATTCAGGTATTTCGCTTACAAGCTTCCGACTATAGCAAGCCTTCATTAGCCTGGGGGAGAGCTAGTCACACACCAAAGATGCAAATTAAATCATACGATGCCACTGCTGCTATTCAACTTAGTCAAAGGCTTTTTACACCCATCCGTGATTTCGTGAAAGATTGCAGACATCTAATTATTGCACCCGATGGCAACTTAAACTTAGTGCAGTTTCAGATATTGCCTTTTGACTCCACAGGTCAACGGCTGTTAATGGATGAATATACCATTAGTTACCTTAGTGTCGGCAGGGAAATTCTCCGCTCCAAAGTTCAACCACCAGCACGCTCGATTTCTCCGCCATTAATCATTGCTGATCCTGATTTCAATTTAAAAGCAGAGTCAACTACAAATGTAGCTTTAGATGGAGAAACTCTCAAAAAAGCTGATGTCCTAAAACAAATAATACCAGAATTACTCAATACTCTGACAGAAAAAAGCTTGCTTCCCGCTCCGGGTACAAGGTTTTTGGGTGAAAGTGTGGCGAAAAAACTCCCAAATGCACAACTATACTTGGGTGCAGAGGCACTAGAAACTCGTCTAACAAGTAGTGAGTGTCCTAGTATCATGCTCATTGCCACTCACGGCCTATTCTTAAGCGACTCAGAACTGGAATTAGGCGATCGCCAGCGCACCTTGTTGAGTATGAAACCAGGGCGAACAGCCAAGGTAGAAAATCCCATGATGCGTTCTGGATTAGCCTTAGCAGGTGCTAATACTTGGCTAGTTGGTGAAACTCTCCCCCCAGAGGCAGGCAAAGGGTTTGTCTTTGCCCAGGATATAGCCAGTTTAGATTTGTGGGCGAATGAGCTGACGGTTCTTTCTGCTTGTGATACTGCTAGAGGAGATATTGCCATTGGTGAAGGCGTGTTTGGTTTGCGTCGTGCTTTTGCTGTGGCGGGAGCAAAAACTCTTGTGATGAGTTTATGGCCAGTCCCTGACAAAGTAACTGCCCTATTGATGGAACGTTTTTTTGATAATTTACAGTCTGGTATGGGTCGTAATGAAGCGTTACACAAATCCCAAGATTATATACGTACAATTACTGTAAAAGAATTACGGCAATCAACCTTGGGTATTGAGGTACTAAAAGAACTTTTAAAAGTCAATAAATTATCAGCAGACATTGAGATTGATTGTCTAGCAAAAGATACGCCGTTCCAGCATCCTTTTTACTGGGGAGCCTGGATTTGTCAAGGAAATACGACACCTTTGTTTGCTTGA
- a CDS encoding OmpA family protein, protein MSDNSTDEIAKTLPNVPRNDSQFPELSTNHHLKISDELSTVRSLLLGVEPNQLNKLYERLDNPQIQPEDISRLLPEAISLRAKQDEQLGEAMVSTVETAIQNSVKQDQDVLSEAFFPIIGSATRKAIATVLDEMIQSLNQTLEHSLSPQSLQWRLEARQTGKSFAEIVLLRTLVYRVEQVFLIHQKTGLLLQHLVANQVKTQDPDLVSAMLTAIQDFVKDSFSVQKDDGLQSLQFGELTIWIEAGPQAVLAAIISGNPPQEFRLVLQDAIAKIHLRLGREISDFTGETEPFEASKPYLAACLAARYKSSAKKNYTYAWSFLGIIAIAFGIWSFFALRQQLRFSSYLQKLDSQPGIVVINTKQHNGKYIISGMRDPLAIDPQTLLKQANLNPQTVISQWESYLSLEPQFIATRAKEFLQTPKTVSLQVDHNGILNATGVAPRQWVLATRKSWHFIPGVTQFNDQNLQELEFIQLKAYQQQIEQELLFFLEGKTELIAGEADKLTNLVVVINKLVDIAKYLNQDVRIQITGHTNTSGTEQRNILLSQSRANTIRSYLISQGINASKFNAVGVSSSLPLQPELTQKAKMANRRVSFQIFLVDHPN, encoded by the coding sequence ATGAGTGATAATTCCACAGACGAAATAGCAAAAACACTCCCCAATGTTCCGAGAAATGACAGTCAATTTCCGGAATTATCTACTAATCATCATCTAAAAATTAGCGATGAATTAAGTACAGTTCGTAGTTTACTTCTTGGTGTTGAACCAAATCAACTCAACAAACTTTATGAACGATTAGATAATCCGCAGATTCAGCCAGAAGATATCAGCCGCCTTTTACCAGAAGCTATTAGCCTGCGAGCCAAACAAGATGAACAATTAGGCGAAGCAATGGTATCAACGGTAGAAACAGCTATCCAAAACTCTGTTAAACAAGACCAAGATGTTCTTTCTGAGGCATTTTTCCCCATCATTGGTTCGGCTACTCGCAAGGCGATCGCTACAGTTTTAGATGAGATGATTCAATCTTTGAATCAAACTCTAGAACATAGCTTATCACCGCAGAGTTTGCAATGGAGATTGGAGGCGAGACAAACCGGAAAATCCTTTGCGGAAATTGTCCTACTCCGCACCCTGGTTTATAGAGTAGAACAAGTATTTCTCATTCATCAAAAGACAGGATTATTGCTACAACATCTCGTAGCAAATCAGGTAAAAACTCAAGATCCAGATTTGGTGTCAGCTATGTTGACAGCTATCCAGGATTTTGTCAAGGACTCCTTCAGTGTGCAAAAAGATGATGGACTACAAAGTTTGCAGTTTGGAGAACTGACTATTTGGATTGAAGCAGGGCCACAAGCAGTGCTAGCAGCGATTATTTCGGGAAACCCTCCCCAAGAATTCCGGCTAGTTTTGCAGGATGCGATCGCTAAAATTCATCTTAGACTAGGTAGAGAAATTAGTGATTTTACGGGAGAGACAGAACCATTTGAGGCTAGCAAGCCTTATTTAGCTGCTTGTCTGGCAGCTAGGTATAAATCTTCAGCTAAAAAAAATTATACTTATGCATGGAGTTTTTTGGGCATAATAGCGATCGCATTTGGTATTTGGAGCTTTTTTGCTCTCAGACAACAACTCCGCTTCTCCTCCTATCTCCAAAAACTGGATTCTCAGCCAGGAATTGTTGTGATTAACACTAAACAGCACAATGGGAAATATATCATCTCTGGGATGCGGGACCCCTTAGCCATAGATCCCCAAACACTCTTAAAGCAAGCAAATCTCAATCCGCAAACCGTCATTAGTCAATGGGAATCTTACCTATCATTAGAACCGCAATTTATCGCCACCAGAGCCAAAGAATTCCTCCAAACACCAAAAACTGTATCACTACAAGTTGATCACAACGGCATTCTCAACGCCACTGGTGTTGCACCTCGCCAATGGGTTTTAGCAACACGCAAATCCTGGCATTTTATTCCTGGTGTGACTCAATTTAACGACCAAAATCTGCAAGAACTCGAATTTATCCAACTCAAGGCTTATCAACAGCAAATTGAACAAGAACTGTTATTTTTCTTAGAAGGAAAAACAGAGTTGATAGCCGGTGAGGCTGATAAACTCACAAATTTAGTGGTAGTCATCAATAAGCTTGTGGATATTGCTAAATATTTAAATCAAGATGTGCGTATTCAAATCACAGGACACACCAATACCTCTGGAACAGAGCAAAGAAACATCTTACTCAGCCAATCCCGTGCTAATACAATCCGCTCTTATCTGATCTCTCAAGGCATCAACGCCAGCAAATTTAACGCCGTAGGTGTGAGTTCTAGCCTACCTTTACAACCAGAGTTGACACAAAAAGCTAAAATGGCTAATCGCCGAGTATCTTTTCAGATATTCTTAGTTGATCACCCTAACTGA
- a CDS encoding Rab family GTPase, with amino-acid sequence MLQKKICMVGAFATGKTSLVARFVNSIFSDNYHTTVGVKIDKKIVNIQNKIVNLILWDLYGEDEFQKVRMSYLRGSAGYLLVVDGTRKNTLEKALNLQLRVEDTIGKVPFIMILNKWDINDEWEISADDIDAVIQQGWTVIKTSAKNGLGVEEVFHTLTQEIINES; translated from the coding sequence ATGCTCCAGAAGAAAATATGTATGGTAGGTGCATTTGCCACAGGTAAAACTAGTTTAGTGGCACGATTTGTTAACAGCATTTTTTCAGATAATTACCATACTACTGTAGGTGTAAAAATTGACAAAAAAATAGTGAATATTCAAAATAAAATAGTAAATCTAATTCTTTGGGATCTCTATGGTGAAGATGAATTTCAAAAAGTAAGAATGTCATATTTAAGAGGTTCTGCAGGTTATTTATTAGTAGTAGATGGTACAAGAAAGAATACTCTGGAAAAAGCCTTAAATTTACAACTAAGAGTAGAAGATACTATTGGAAAAGTTCCTTTTATTATGATACTTAACAAGTGGGATATAAATGATGAATGGGAAATTAGTGCTGATGATATAGATGCTGTCATACAGCAGGGTTGGACAGTAATTAAAACCAGTGCTAAAAATGGTCTAGGTGTTGAAGAAGTTTTTCACACTTTGACCCAGGAAATTATCAATGAAAGCTAG
- a CDS encoding sensor histidine kinase KdpD → MNDSITADLFATLNILVLERLDINSFKINGTVPNWLKRFCRPRITSGMEILIPTETFPFLENFLIDAEEFWQNNSKTKISSGLWTDKDLTGKEYHFEASAISLNNRKILLIESLEDVYQEKQYIIQKAREHQLNHQQLLKDNQKKEVLIHCIIHDIAGQLSSINCCFALLELENLTPKGQERLEIGRMQSIKQEMLIREILDAFSAEVQSLEAFTISPENAPNILISIQEAIRLLNPTFTLNNMQLSLAANISMTADWQVVGDQSRLDRVIANLVENAFRHSPPASTVEIGLEEDGEYVLVTVDDEGKGVPPEMRETLFQKFSQGKDKSGKSGLGLYFCRITVERWGGSIGYLPRPGGGSRFWFRLLKSV, encoded by the coding sequence ATGAATGACTCTATCACTGCAGACCTATTTGCGACCTTAAATATTCTAGTGTTAGAGAGACTTGATATCAATTCATTTAAAATTAATGGGACAGTACCAAATTGGTTAAAACGCTTTTGTCGTCCAAGAATTACATCAGGAATGGAAATTTTAATCCCAACAGAAACATTTCCTTTTTTAGAAAACTTTTTAATTGATGCTGAAGAGTTTTGGCAGAATAATAGTAAGACAAAAATTAGTTCGGGTTTATGGACTGACAAAGATTTAACTGGCAAAGAATACCATTTTGAAGCCTCAGCAATTTCTCTAAATAATCGAAAAATTCTATTAATTGAATCTCTAGAAGACGTTTATCAAGAGAAGCAGTATATTATTCAAAAAGCTCGAGAACATCAATTAAATCATCAACAACTTCTTAAAGATAATCAAAAAAAAGAAGTTTTAATACATTGTATTATCCATGACATTGCTGGACAACTTAGTAGTATTAATTGTTGTTTTGCTCTCTTAGAATTAGAAAATTTGACTCCTAAAGGACAAGAACGGTTAGAAATTGGTAGAATGCAGTCTATTAAACAAGAAATGCTGATTCGAGAAATATTGGATGCATTTTCAGCTGAAGTGCAGTCACTGGAAGCTTTCACAATTTCCCCTGAGAATGCACCAAATATTCTTATTTCTATACAAGAAGCAATCAGGTTATTAAACCCTACTTTTACACTCAACAATATGCAGTTAAGTCTTGCTGCTAACATTAGCATGACAGCAGATTGGCAGGTTGTTGGAGATCAATCACGCTTGGATAGGGTGATTGCAAATTTGGTGGAAAATGCATTTCGTCACAGTCCACCAGCATCTACTGTGGAAATAGGTTTAGAAGAAGATGGAGAATATGTTCTCGTGACGGTAGATGACGAAGGTAAAGGTGTGCCGCCAGAGATGCGAGAAACTTTATTTCAAAAGTTTTCTCAAGGTAAAGATAAATCAGGTAAGTCTGGATTAGGGCTTTATTTTTGCCGGATTACAGTTGAACGCTGGGGAGGAAGTATTGGTTATCTACCCCGTCCTGGAGGTGGTTCTAGGTTTTGGTTCCGTCTATTAAAATCGGTATGA
- the priA gene encoding primosomal protein N' — translation MYINGVNLSHLVVAEPGELYQTGTTVNRWVEVLVDCPGNSGLFTYRLPPQLEIKPGDILTVPFGTQQLGAIAIRLLAQPNTDLPPEKIRDVEDVVSVGFFPSSYWELLNRVSAYYYTPLIQVIRMALPPGLLGRSQRRIRLTPLGRGRGEGMGNLELSLLDTQSTSVATFLSPYAQQVLALLQRQAAGDYSFVYLQQKVKSAYRGVRELLRFGLVESYLEPPRLTRPKLQKAVTLISTIDRDLTTRQREIIEVLRRRGGELWQSELLQICHASSSILKTLADKGYIVIEEREVLRTEQGPVLAGDVPKALTAAQVNALETILGLDGFAQVLLHGVTGSGKTEVYLQAIAPLLNQNQSALVLVPEIGLTPQLTDRFRARFGNKVHVYHSALSDGERYDTWRQMLTGEPQVVIGTRSAIFSPLPNLGIIILDEEHDSSFKQDSPIPTYHARTVAQWRAELENCPLILGSATPSLETWVSVSQQLSVNSQPSTVNTLYLSLPERINSRPLPPVEIVDMRQELQQGNRSIFSKSLAAALQQLQERNQQGILFIHRRGHSTFVSCRTCGYVLECPHCDVSLAYHHTEDGAPQLLRCHYCNYGRSHPQQCPECSSPYLKFFGSGTQRVAQELARQFPELKYIRFDSDTTRNKGAHRTLLTQFANKEAHLLVGTQMLTKGLDLPQVILVGVVAADGLLNLSDYRASERAFQTLTQVAGRAGRGDDPGRVIVQTYTPEHEVIAAVRQHDYQSFSHTELEQRQALNYPPYGRLILLRLSSLDPIQVQNTAQIIATALGSDEGFEILGPAPASILRVANRFRWQILIKIAPDTLPQLPDWEDVRSLCPQSVSLTIDVDPLNIM, via the coding sequence ATGTATATTAATGGCGTAAATTTATCCCATTTGGTTGTAGCTGAACCTGGGGAGTTGTATCAAACAGGAACAACAGTTAATCGGTGGGTTGAGGTATTAGTAGACTGTCCAGGGAATTCAGGATTATTTACCTACCGATTGCCACCCCAGTTAGAAATAAAACCAGGGGATATCTTAACTGTACCGTTTGGCACACAACAATTGGGAGCGATCGCCATTCGTTTACTAGCACAACCAAATACCGATTTACCGCCAGAAAAAATCCGGGATGTAGAAGATGTAGTGAGTGTAGGGTTCTTTCCAAGTAGTTATTGGGAATTGCTCAATCGAGTGTCAGCATACTACTATACGCCATTGATTCAGGTGATCCGGATGGCTTTACCACCAGGATTGCTGGGGCGATCGCAGCGTCGTATCCGCCTCACTCCCCTAGGAAGAGGAAGGGGGGAGGGAATGGGTAATTTGGAACTCAGTTTGCTAGATACTCAAAGTACTTCTGTGGCTACTTTCTTAAGTCCATATGCACAACAAGTTTTGGCACTTTTGCAAAGACAAGCCGCAGGAGATTATAGTTTCGTTTACCTACAACAAAAAGTCAAATCTGCCTATCGAGGAGTGCGGGAGTTATTGCGATTTGGTCTAGTAGAAAGTTACTTAGAACCTCCAAGATTGACTCGACCAAAACTGCAAAAAGCAGTGACACTCATCAGCACAATTGATCGGGATTTAACCACTCGCCAAAGAGAAATTATCGAAGTCTTGCGACGACGTGGTGGTGAATTGTGGCAAAGTGAATTACTGCAAATTTGTCATGCTAGTTCTTCTATCCTCAAAACCTTGGCAGATAAAGGCTATATCGTCATCGAGGAACGGGAAGTATTACGCACCGAACAAGGGCCTGTATTAGCAGGCGATGTTCCTAAAGCCTTAACAGCTGCTCAAGTCAATGCCTTAGAGACAATACTAGGATTAGATGGCTTTGCTCAAGTTTTATTACATGGGGTGACAGGTTCAGGGAAAACAGAAGTATATTTGCAGGCGATCGCTCCCTTACTCAATCAAAATCAATCCGCCCTCGTTCTAGTCCCAGAAATTGGACTCACACCCCAACTAACCGATCGCTTCCGCGCCCGATTTGGTAACAAAGTCCACGTTTATCACAGCGCCCTCTCAGATGGTGAACGTTATGACACCTGGCGGCAAATGCTCACAGGAGAACCCCAAGTTGTCATTGGTACCCGCAGTGCCATCTTCTCCCCATTACCCAACTTGGGTATCATCATCCTAGATGAAGAACACGACAGCAGCTTCAAACAAGACTCTCCCATCCCCACCTACCACGCCCGCACCGTCGCCCAATGGCGCGCCGAATTAGAAAATTGTCCCCTCATCCTCGGTTCCGCCACACCTTCTTTGGAAACTTGGGTAAGCGTCAGTCAACAGTTATCAGTCAACAGTCAACCGTCAACCGTCAACACCCTTTACCTCTCCCTCCCAGAACGCATCAACTCCCGTCCCCTCCCACCTGTAGAAATCGTGGACATGCGACAAGAGTTGCAGCAAGGAAATCGTTCGATATTCAGTAAATCCTTAGCAGCAGCATTACAACAGCTGCAAGAACGAAACCAACAGGGAATTCTCTTTATCCATCGCCGGGGACATAGTACATTTGTATCTTGCCGTACTTGTGGATATGTGCTTGAGTGTCCCCACTGTGACGTGTCCTTAGCCTATCACCACACTGAAGATGGCGCGCCGCAATTATTACGCTGTCATTATTGTAATTATGGGCGATCGCATCCTCAACAATGCCCAGAATGCAGTTCCCCCTACCTCAAATTCTTTGGTAGCGGGACTCAACGAGTCGCCCAAGAATTAGCGCGACAATTTCCCGAACTGAAATACATTCGTTTTGATAGCGACACCACCCGCAACAAAGGCGCACACCGGACCCTACTCACCCAATTTGCTAATAAAGAAGCGCATTTACTAGTCGGTACACAAATGCTCACCAAAGGCTTAGATTTACCACAGGTGATACTGGTGGGTGTTGTCGCTGCTGATGGACTGTTAAATTTATCAGATTATCGTGCTAGTGAACGAGCATTCCAAACCCTAACCCAGGTAGCAGGGCGTGCGGGTAGGGGAGACGATCCAGGTAGGGTGATTGTGCAAACATATACCCCAGAGCATGAGGTAATTGCGGCAGTACGACAGCATGATTATCAGTCTTTTTCCCATACCGAACTAGAACAACGCCAAGCACTCAACTATCCACCTTACGGACGCTTGATTTTATTGCGATTGAGTAGTCTTGATCCCATTCAAGTGCAAAATACTGCCCAAATCATCGCCACAGCATTAGGTTCAGATGAAGGATTCGAGATATTAGGGCCAGCCCCAGCTAGCATTTTAAGAGTAGCTAACAGATTTCGTTGGCAGATATTAATTAAAATTGCCCCCGACACATTACCACAGTTACCAGATTGGGAAGATGTCCGCTCTTTATGCCCCCAATCTGTTAGCTTGACGATAGATGTAGACCCATTAAATATTATGTAA
- a CDS encoding RNA polymerase sigma factor, RpoD/SigA family — translation MYQTKQQSLKETMNIAELGTMEILENAADHEEQSLDSLELVAEEESLIPENLESEERDGDEMAAARPSGYNKTEHDDAVGAFFKEMARYPLLKPDEEVELARRVRFIEEVRELQASLQATKGQVAAELDMTEKQLESRLYQGRVAKRKMIRSNLRLVVSIAKRYLNRGVPFLDLIQEGAMGLNRATEKFDPDKGYKFSTYAYWWIRQAITRAIANDARTIRLPIHIVEKLNKLKKAQRELKQKLARNPSEAEMAEALEITVQQLRQLQQLRRQALSLNHRVGKEEDTELMDLLEDEDNQSPEAKMNENMMRQEIWEVLGDVLTPREKDVISLRYGLTTSEPCTLEEVGNMFNLSRERVRQIQSKAMRKLRRPHIAKRLKGWLI, via the coding sequence ATGTACCAAACAAAGCAACAATCCCTAAAGGAAACTATGAATATTGCTGAATTGGGAACAATGGAAATACTGGAGAACGCTGCTGACCATGAAGAACAATCACTTGATAGTTTAGAACTAGTGGCAGAGGAAGAATCCCTAATTCCAGAAAATCTGGAATCAGAGGAACGTGATGGCGATGAAATGGCGGCAGCCCGACCTTCGGGATACAATAAAACCGAGCATGATGATGCGGTAGGCGCATTTTTTAAGGAAATGGCGCGTTATCCACTGCTCAAGCCTGATGAAGAAGTGGAATTAGCCCGGAGAGTGAGATTTATTGAGGAAGTGAGGGAATTACAAGCTTCCTTACAGGCGACAAAGGGACAAGTAGCTGCTGAACTAGATATGACCGAGAAGCAACTTGAAAGTCGCTTATATCAAGGTCGAGTGGCGAAACGGAAAATGATTCGCTCAAACTTGCGGTTAGTTGTTTCAATTGCCAAACGCTATCTCAATCGCGGAGTCCCTTTTCTGGATTTAATTCAAGAAGGGGCGATGGGTTTAAATCGAGCTACAGAAAAATTCGATCCAGATAAAGGATATAAGTTTTCGACATACGCCTATTGGTGGATTAGACAAGCAATTACCAGAGCGATCGCTAATGATGCGCGAACCATTCGCTTGCCAATCCATATTGTTGAAAAACTTAACAAACTTAAAAAAGCCCAACGAGAACTCAAGCAAAAACTTGCTCGCAATCCTTCCGAAGCAGAAATGGCCGAAGCTTTGGAAATCACTGTGCAACAACTACGCCAATTGCAACAACTGCGGCGTCAAGCACTTTCTCTCAACCACCGTGTCGGTAAAGAAGAAGACACGGAATTGATGGATTTGCTAGAGGATGAAGATAACCAATCTCCTGAAGCAAAAATGAACGAAAACATGATGCGTCAGGAGATTTGGGAAGTTTTGGGCGATGTGCTAACCCCACGGGAAAAAGACGTGATTTCGCTACGCTATGGATTAACTACTAGCGAACCCTGCACCCTTGAAGAAGTCGGCAATATGTTCAATTTATCCCGCGAACGAGTCCGACAAATTCAAAGCAAAGCCATGCGGAAATTACGGCGTCCTCACATAGCAAAACGCTTAAAGGGTTGGTTGATTTAA